A window of Microscilla marina ATCC 23134 contains these coding sequences:
- a CDS encoding ligand-binding sensor domain-containing protein, with amino-acid sequence MKNLCRVWMMIIGSCAFLQAQSCLQGIKFSNLTSRQGLSQNSVTCVLQDKKGLLWFGTTDGLNKFDGYSFTKYTSEPGNSQTLISNYVSCLYQDRAGHLWVGLYGGGINRMNPATGQITASYHHYKNKPGSLTGNKVKDIYEDKEGLIWVATYGGGVGFIHPVTQKFTRVRYRKAGIDVETNFSFCILNDQDKGLWVGSNVGLLYLDLKTKQFTGFYHINHPGFSQRMAESVKTGINQIVRDKKQRHILWLCTHNSGLVKFNTQTHKAEEWLMHDPANPLSVNSNSVWSFYQDSAGNSWVGSRKGFHWFNPKTQNFARFLHDAQNKQSITGNDIQQIFEDKAGTVWLCTYDGGISSFNPHLNNFDHYTAFGDKNSRWVNALCEDVQGNIYAGLGKGPHAMAIINRKKRHISLLKHDPANATTIASKIVSRLLPDVSGKGIWVGTIGQGLDYYDIASGEFTHYGYEPLDTTDLRSPHIGALYQDKAQPNILWVGTLGMGLYRFDIKNKVSKVYMKTLRYKGSKLSHNTIIDIAKDYKGNLWLATREGLNCFDPRKEVFTSYFYSFKNPKSLSNNYVSSLCVDAQGVLWVGTHQGLNRLDLRAFYKDGKASFDRYTTQSGLPNEVIHQIIEDNQKRLWVSTNQGLSCLNPETNQWKNYDANNGLQSNEFLAKSGVKTREGAILMGGINGFNLFYPDKVVHNTYKPQVLITDFQIFNQPVPVTKEGILTRPIWATDTVELSYKDKVISFEFAALNYILPEKNTYHIKLENFDADWRNLGTKRFETYTNLAPGTYVLKVKAANNDGVLSDKETRLVVKVRPPFWQTTTFYVLMVVLLIALVLGIVRWRTHNLKKQKKVLEHKVTERTKEIKMQAEELQTQTEEIKAQAEELRKINEQLLELDEFKQGVTGMIVHDLKNPLNTLMAYAKSPEIKQSARQMHHMVLNILDVQKMESAELNPHWDAVQLYEMIEEAIEQIQVLSSQKNLYIQRFRDIDYQVRVDRDLTTRVLVNLLTNAIKHAPLNSSIVIEVNQSADHQIKISITDEGEGVPPELQQTIFDKFFSLSNHHISNIKSTGLGLAFCKLALETQQQTIGVTNHPSKGAQFWFTLSLVDKVMLTDQLLTEQTQQKLLLSATDKQLLQPFVSDLQAIEICEIGRLKKLADGIPHEGSSEIQQWKDLLMEATFSMNQYLFDELVGMID; translated from the coding sequence ATGAAGAACCTTTGTAGAGTATGGATGATGATCATAGGTTCTTGTGCTTTTCTTCAGGCACAATCCTGCCTTCAAGGTATCAAGTTTTCCAACCTCACCTCTCGTCAGGGCTTGTCACAAAACTCGGTTACCTGTGTTTTACAGGATAAAAAAGGATTGCTTTGGTTTGGTACTACTGATGGTCTGAATAAGTTTGATGGCTATAGTTTTACCAAGTACACTTCTGAACCTGGCAACTCCCAAACGCTCATATCTAATTATGTATCTTGTTTGTATCAAGACCGTGCGGGTCATTTGTGGGTAGGTTTGTACGGTGGTGGGATAAATCGTATGAATCCTGCTACTGGACAAATAACAGCAAGCTATCATCATTATAAAAATAAACCTGGCAGCTTGACAGGCAACAAAGTAAAAGACATTTATGAAGATAAAGAAGGGTTGATATGGGTGGCAACTTATGGGGGAGGCGTTGGGTTTATACATCCTGTAACTCAAAAATTTACTAGGGTACGTTATCGTAAGGCGGGCATTGATGTTGAAACAAACTTTTCTTTTTGTATTTTAAACGATCAGGATAAGGGGCTTTGGGTGGGATCTAATGTGGGACTACTGTATTTAGACTTAAAAACAAAACAGTTTACTGGGTTTTATCACATAAACCATCCAGGGTTTAGCCAAAGAATGGCGGAATCAGTGAAAACAGGGATAAATCAGATTGTGAGAGATAAAAAACAACGCCATATTTTGTGGTTGTGTACCCATAATTCTGGTTTGGTAAAGTTTAATACCCAAACCCACAAAGCAGAAGAATGGTTGATGCATGATCCTGCCAATCCTTTATCGGTCAATAGTAACTCGGTGTGGAGCTTTTATCAGGATAGCGCAGGTAACTCATGGGTAGGTTCACGCAAGGGGTTTCACTGGTTCAATCCTAAAACCCAAAATTTTGCCCGGTTTTTACACGATGCTCAAAATAAGCAAAGCATTACAGGTAACGATATTCAACAAATTTTTGAAGATAAAGCAGGAACTGTTTGGTTGTGTACTTACGATGGAGGCATTAGTTCGTTTAACCCCCACTTGAACAATTTTGATCACTATACTGCTTTTGGAGATAAGAATAGCCGTTGGGTGAATGCGTTGTGTGAAGATGTTCAGGGAAATATTTATGCTGGTTTGGGCAAAGGTCCTCATGCTATGGCGATCATCAACCGTAAAAAACGTCACATTAGTTTGCTAAAACACGACCCAGCCAATGCGACTACCATTGCCAGTAAAATAGTAAGCCGATTGTTGCCCGATGTAAGCGGTAAAGGAATATGGGTGGGTACTATAGGGCAAGGGTTAGATTATTATGATATTGCTTCGGGCGAGTTTACTCATTATGGTTATGAACCATTAGACACCACTGATTTACGTTCGCCCCATATAGGTGCTTTGTATCAAGATAAAGCCCAACCTAATATTTTGTGGGTAGGTACGCTTGGCATGGGTTTGTATCGTTTTGATATTAAAAACAAAGTGTCTAAGGTATACATGAAAACTCTAAGATACAAAGGTTCCAAATTGTCTCATAATACCATCATTGATATTGCCAAAGATTACAAAGGCAACCTTTGGCTGGCTACCCGTGAAGGGCTCAATTGTTTTGACCCTAGAAAAGAAGTATTCACTAGTTATTTTTACTCTTTCAAAAACCCTAAAAGCTTAAGCAACAATTATGTAAGCTCGCTGTGTGTCGATGCACAAGGTGTGCTCTGGGTAGGTACACATCAGGGGCTCAACCGTTTAGACTTACGCGCATTTTACAAAGATGGAAAAGCATCTTTTGATCGTTATACTACCCAAAGTGGCTTGCCCAATGAAGTGATTCATCAAATTATAGAAGACAACCAAAAGCGTTTGTGGGTGAGTACCAACCAAGGTTTGAGTTGTTTGAACCCTGAAACAAACCAGTGGAAAAATTATGACGCCAACAACGGTTTGCAGAGCAACGAGTTTTTGGCCAAGAGTGGTGTCAAAACCCGCGAAGGAGCCATTTTAATGGGGGGAATCAATGGGTTCAACTTGTTTTATCCCGACAAGGTAGTACATAACACTTACAAACCTCAAGTGTTAATTACCGATTTTCAAATATTTAATCAGCCCGTACCAGTCACCAAAGAGGGGATATTGACGCGCCCCATTTGGGCAACCGATACTGTAGAACTATCTTACAAAGACAAGGTGATTTCGTTTGAGTTTGCTGCTTTGAACTATATTTTGCCCGAAAAAAACACTTACCATATCAAACTCGAAAACTTTGATGCTGACTGGCGTAACCTTGGCACCAAGCGTTTTGAGACTTATACCAACCTGGCGCCAGGCACCTATGTGCTTAAGGTAAAAGCTGCCAACAATGATGGAGTGTTGAGCGATAAAGAAACCCGGTTGGTGGTGAAAGTACGCCCACCTTTTTGGCAAACTACTACTTTTTATGTACTGATGGTAGTATTACTCATTGCGCTGGTGTTGGGTATTGTCAGGTGGCGTACACACAACCTGAAAAAACAAAAAAAAGTACTGGAGCACAAGGTAACAGAGCGTACCAAAGAGATAAAAATGCAGGCAGAAGAGTTGCAAACCCAAACTGAAGAAATAAAGGCTCAAGCAGAGGAGTTACGTAAAATTAATGAGCAACTGCTCGAACTCGACGAGTTTAAACAAGGGGTAACCGGAATGATAGTACACGATCTGAAAAACCCTCTCAATACTTTGATGGCTTATGCCAAGTCGCCCGAAATAAAACAGTCGGCAAGGCAGATGCACCACATGGTACTGAATATACTTGATGTGCAAAAAATGGAATCGGCCGAACTGAATCCTCATTGGGATGCAGTGCAACTGTATGAGATGATAGAAGAGGCAATTGAACAGATACAAGTACTCAGCTCACAAAAAAACCTGTATATTCAGCGGTTTCGCGACATAGACTACCAAGTAAGGGTAGATAGAGACCTTACTACAAGGGTGTTGGTAAACTTGCTCACCAATGCCATTAAGCACGCCCCACTTAACTCAAGCATTGTTATAGAAGTCAATCAATCGGCAGATCACCAGATAAAAATAAGTATTACTGATGAAGGCGAAGGAGTGCCCCCTGAGTTGCAGCAAACCATATTTGATAAGTTCTTCAGCTTATCCAACCATCATATATCTAACATTAAGTCTACTGGGTTGGGGCTTGCCTTTTGCAAACTTGCCCTGGAAACCCAACAACAAACTATAGGGGTTACCAATCATCCGTCTAAAGGTGCTCAGTTTTGGTTCACCCTTTCGTTGGTAGATAAAGTAATGCTTACCGACCAATTGTTAACAGAACAAACCCAGCAAAAACTCTTACTATCTGCTACCGACAAACAACTTTTGCAACCTTTTGTGAGTGATCTCCAAGCCATTGAAATATGTGAAATAGGACGGCTAAAAAAACTTGCAGATGGTATTCCGCACGAAGGTAGTTCTGAAATACAACAGTGGAAAGATTTATTGATGGAGGCCACTTTTAGTATGAACCAATACTTGTTTGACGAGTTGGTAGGTATGATAGATTGA
- the ruvA gene encoding Holliday junction branch migration protein RuvA, whose translation MFAYISGKLAHKEPTFAVIDVHGVGYQINISLNTYTALPISGDCKLHTWLQVREDAQNLYGFTELAEKKLFLLLISVSGIGANTALVMLSSMSVSEIQTAIASEDVKAIKSIKGIGLKTAQRVILELKDKVQKEVGSIAVTPATQQSAVKDEAVMALITLGYAKNVAEKNVAKIFKTKGNDVKVEDVIKEALKM comes from the coding sequence ATGTTTGCATACATTTCAGGAAAACTCGCCCATAAAGAACCCACCTTTGCCGTGATAGATGTGCACGGAGTAGGCTATCAGATCAACATATCGCTCAATACCTATACAGCCTTGCCTATAAGTGGCGATTGCAAACTACATACTTGGTTGCAAGTGCGTGAAGATGCCCAAAACCTGTACGGATTTACTGAGTTAGCCGAAAAAAAACTGTTTTTATTACTCATTAGTGTGTCGGGCATAGGTGCTAATACTGCCTTGGTCATGCTCTCGTCTATGTCGGTGAGTGAAATACAAACTGCCATTGCGTCTGAAGATGTAAAGGCAATTAAAAGTATCAAAGGCATCGGGCTCAAAACTGCCCAACGTGTAATACTAGAGCTCAAAGACAAAGTTCAAAAAGAAGTAGGCAGTATAGCCGTTACTCCTGCTACCCAGCAGTCTGCCGTGAAAGACGAAGCAGTTATGGCGCTCATTACTTTGGGCTATGCCAAAAACGTGGCGGAGAAAAATGTGGCAAAAATTTTTAAGACAAAAGGCAATGATGTAAAAGTAGAAGATGTGATCAAAGAGGCACTTAAGATGTAG